One genomic segment of Bombus affinis isolate iyBomAffi1 unplaced genomic scaffold, iyBomAffi1.2 ctg00000202.1, whole genome shotgun sequence includes these proteins:
- the LOC126927710 gene encoding G-patch domain and KOW motifs-containing protein-like isoform X3: MGLGADKVALQKKNTDSKKEEEEVKIEKGTFVKIIAGKQSNNYGHIEGFDDDAGRLIIKLALGGNIISIQKSMRNIRTRNPRDSSKRWIEKDQCPLTPKTVKMVTKVVIKERKSEVRCRIRTSMIKWGIKNQKDEKGAPNLMMTAIVILKRRDEEKEVTLIVMILIN, encoded by the exons atgggtcttggagcagacaaagtagcattgcagaagaaaaatacagattccaaaaaagaagaggaagaagttaaaatcgagaaaggaacatttgtgaaaattatagctggaaaacaaagtaataattatggtcatatagaaggatttgatgatgatgcaggaaggctcataataaaactagctcttggtggaaatataatatct atacaaaaaagtatgaggaatataaggacaaggaatccaagggactcaagcaaaagatggatagaaaaagatcaatgtcccctgaccccgaagacggtgaagatggtgacaaaagtagtaataaaagaaagaaaatcggaagtacgatgcagaataagaacaagtatgataaagtgggggataaaaaatcagaaagacgaaaaaggcgctccgaatctaatgatgacagcgatagtgattctgaaaagaagagacgaagagaaagaagtaactctaatagtaatgattcttataaattaa
- the LOC126927710 gene encoding protein FAM133-like isoform X1 translates to MGLGADKVALQKKNTDSKKEEEEVKIEKGTFVKIIAGKQNTKKYEEYKDKESKGLKQKMDRKRSMSPDPEDGEDGDKSSNKRKKIGSTMQNKNKYDKVGDKKSERRKRRSESNDDSDSDSEKKRRRERSNSNSNDSYKLKRLKKSKKRKKHDCSSERSSKKHKKKGKEREKVRDKKPRDYADRKKHKRRERSRSRSFSRQ, encoded by the exons atgggtcttggagcagacaaagtagcattgcagaagaaaaatacagattccaaaaaagaagaggaagaagttaaaatcgagaaaggaacatttgtgaaaattatagctggaaaacaaa atacaaaaaagtatgaggaatataaggacaaggaatccaagggactcaagcaaaagatggatagaaaaagatcaatgtcccctgaccccgaagacggtgaagatggtgacaaaagtagtaataaaagaaagaaaatcggaagtacgatgcagaataagaacaagtatgataaagtgggggataaaaaatcagaaagacgaaaaaggcgctccgaatctaatgatgacagcgatagtgattctgaaaagaagagacgaagagaaagaagtaactctaatagtaatgattcttataaattaaaaagattgaagaagtcaaagaaacgtaagaagcacgattgctcgtctgaaagatcaagtaagaaacataaaaagaaaggcaaagaaagagaaaaagttagagataagaaacccagagattatgcagacagaaagaaacacaaaagacgagaaagatcaagatctcgatcatttagtaggcagtaa
- the LOC126927710 gene encoding G-patch domain and KOW motifs-containing protein-like isoform X2: MGLGADKVALQKKNTDSKKEEEEVKIEKGTFVKIIAGKQSNNYGHIEGFDDDAGRLIIKLALGGNIISVNEFMIQKSMRNIRTRNPRDSSKRWIEKDQCPLTPKTVKMVTKVVIKERKSEVRCRIRTSMIKWGIKNQKDEKGAPNLMMTAIVILKRRDEEKEVTLIVMILIN; encoded by the exons atgggtcttggagcagacaaagtagcattgcagaagaaaaatacagattccaaaaaagaagaggaagaagttaaaatcgagaaaggaacatttgtgaaaattatagctggaaaacaaagtaataattatggtcatatagaaggatttgatgatgatgcaggaaggctcataataaaactagctcttggtggaaatataatatctgtaaatgaatttatg atacaaaaaagtatgaggaatataaggacaaggaatccaagggactcaagcaaaagatggatagaaaaagatcaatgtcccctgaccccgaagacggtgaagatggtgacaaaagtagtaataaaagaaagaaaatcggaagtacgatgcagaataagaacaagtatgataaagtgggggataaaaaatcagaaagacgaaaaaggcgctccgaatctaatgatgacagcgatagtgattctgaaaagaagagacgaagagaaagaagtaactctaatagtaatgattcttataaattaa